In Zunongwangia profunda SM-A87, the following proteins share a genomic window:
- a CDS encoding condensin complex protein MksE, with protein sequence MEDEHTKDIRVQFLDHPDTEELFASLDYMLKDGVHFQREGSQARYYNYIYSNVDSLKAYYQFLFNVELTFGGTETRGYYYLDFIGNTRGQIDAGHRYHMKSEHVIIGFIIYKIFFIDNQIDVASVEDLQKKIRTDYEDLKPGIYRLIAKSRNTNPGNLNDDAIDSTVESALREFKKIGWVTLKDDEFDLLPAFDRLIAIHEDHINNIDETLNELK encoded by the coding sequence ATGGAAGATGAACATACAAAAGATATAAGGGTACAGTTTTTAGACCATCCTGATACAGAAGAACTATTTGCTTCCTTAGACTATATGTTGAAGGATGGTGTACATTTTCAAAGGGAAGGAAGTCAGGCAAGATATTACAATTACATCTACTCTAATGTAGATAGCTTAAAAGCGTACTACCAGTTTTTATTTAATGTTGAATTGACATTTGGCGGTACCGAAACAAGAGGTTATTACTACTTAGATTTTATTGGTAACACAAGGGGTCAAATAGATGCTGGGCATAGATATCATATGAAGAGCGAACACGTTATAATTGGCTTTATCATTTACAAGATTTTTTTCATTGATAATCAAATTGATGTGGCTTCGGTAGAAGACTTGCAAAAAAAGATTAGGACCGATTACGAAGATTTAAAACCTGGTATTTACAGATTGATTGCAAAATCAAGGAATACCAATCCCGGGAATTTAAATGACGATGCCATAGATTCAACTGTAGAATCTGCACTTAGAGAATTCAAAAAAATTGGTTGGGTAACATTAAAGGATGATGAGTTCGACCTGTTACCAGCTTTCGATAGGTTGATTGCCATACACGAAGACCACATAAATAATATAGATGAAACTCTAAATGAATTGAAATGA
- a CDS encoding ligand-binding sensor domain-containing protein: MKRYPRIKRLSTLGIVHHQSFDYDFNPFRTDFVGEGGSGKSMIADILQLIFVGSAAFHSPTDSSEPRKPKTMVLRTSGKGTDMGYAFINIKLEKDAFVVIGIYLESTGSSRSFIIQQGENFEPEDELLPFSKALSFSDFLKDNSILPIEDLKNHIFDTKGYVCESWTRPDKFHKLLFENFIIPVDLSINQESLKSYAKIIQAFSRESLDIKKSEKIQEFLFGSDKEKELKLEFDKAVEELSGDIRQFESNRDEIDMLTHKQTELQDLLNLKKKRDKAKSEFLNTKFHYLNQQINLSNGKMTEKLDAFFNNRNTLNGLKNFAETKVEELKLNIPALDEDFEKASAERMIWQGKSKNLKKYFSWMQYFEKTGEELSEHYHSYHKNKQDIERIAQLKSLLKYNNIYGFFGNNDKLDKSTLLNIAETIKGFESSLEEKRKLKVLNNLDDTASLAHWALNLKRKLNLKEESVVHKYQNDNITTEEPTNGIKERYIPEPKLLIKNLQITKDQDDGFWIDLGGVREYIPYVKKPIFDTGNSDKIKDYFSKQKTTLENDIKDLEKELKSWTILKELLNNLENASTYLLSWESKDVNSKFDKHELFGETPDTIKQYLKLLDEDELIDDGLRMANKVYKKIDEKRSENISLIKGLETNLKTISIPEIEEDVNQLTVKYNYEVKDTNGFVRLKKTLVQKKDFYDTFVSKLQEEIKNEIAVEDLKFEDKAIDVFKTDLQKLIADHPKITSETYQDEIELSSDLLEEKDTLNAECQKHYNTKYVLVIKEFLKEKANRYLETDDFRQICSEILPPEIFSEKDLEDDEIIPRIKKLLNDINIKNKQLNIRKLQKLTSIVDKVRNEVSEQIYYSRKIRDFIDADDKTITGGHRAKLSINFENSYPKEWMEDFIDKIREDIRVSSENNLFNDLQGVSNELEKYTSLEEKMQEAFYRCGGSRNLKPKIIELLNPKSYYGLNFTIKSLHGKTNPGSTSQTYAAIALLCIARLSLINRVAKDKVRDGIRFMPIDEAAGLGSNFDMLYDIAKANDYQIISLSIQPYKVDMLNQYIYLLHNNLEESDKVNYEPVPIFGDFDDNLN, encoded by the coding sequence ATGAAGAGATACCCTAGAATAAAAAGACTATCTACTTTGGGCATCGTGCATCATCAATCATTTGATTATGATTTTAATCCATTCAGAACAGATTTTGTTGGCGAAGGTGGTTCTGGTAAGAGTATGATTGCAGATATTTTGCAACTCATTTTTGTAGGTTCTGCTGCCTTTCATTCACCTACAGATAGTAGTGAGCCAAGGAAACCCAAAACTATGGTGTTAAGGACATCTGGTAAAGGTACAGATATGGGTTACGCTTTTATCAATATAAAACTCGAAAAAGATGCCTTTGTAGTTATAGGTATATATCTTGAAAGTACCGGAAGCTCACGTTCTTTTATTATTCAGCAAGGAGAAAATTTTGAACCAGAAGATGAATTGCTTCCATTTAGTAAAGCCCTTAGTTTTTCAGATTTTCTAAAGGACAACAGTATTTTACCAATAGAAGATTTAAAAAATCACATATTCGACACCAAAGGATATGTATGCGAATCTTGGACACGACCAGACAAGTTTCACAAACTGTTGTTTGAAAACTTTATTATACCGGTTGACTTGTCCATCAACCAAGAATCACTAAAGAGCTATGCTAAAATCATTCAGGCATTCTCTAGAGAATCTTTAGACATCAAGAAAAGCGAAAAAATTCAGGAATTTCTATTCGGAAGTGACAAAGAAAAAGAGCTGAAACTAGAATTTGATAAAGCTGTTGAAGAATTGAGTGGCGATATCCGTCAGTTTGAATCTAACAGGGATGAGATAGATATGTTAACCCACAAGCAGACAGAGCTGCAAGATCTTCTCAATCTGAAAAAGAAAAGGGACAAAGCAAAGAGCGAATTTTTAAACACAAAATTTCATTATTTAAATCAGCAGATAAATCTATCTAATGGTAAAATGACTGAAAAGTTAGATGCCTTTTTTAATAATCGAAACACATTAAATGGACTTAAGAATTTTGCAGAAACTAAAGTTGAAGAGCTGAAATTAAATATACCTGCTCTAGACGAAGACTTTGAAAAGGCTTCTGCGGAAAGGATGATATGGCAAGGAAAAAGCAAGAATTTGAAAAAGTATTTTTCTTGGATGCAATATTTTGAAAAGACAGGGGAAGAACTTTCAGAACATTATCACAGTTATCATAAAAACAAGCAGGACATTGAGCGAATAGCACAATTAAAGTCCTTACTAAAGTATAATAATATCTACGGCTTCTTCGGGAACAATGATAAGCTTGACAAGAGCACTTTATTGAATATCGCCGAAACGATAAAGGGATTTGAGTCTTCACTAGAAGAAAAAAGGAAACTCAAAGTGCTAAACAATTTGGACGATACCGCTTCACTTGCGCATTGGGCATTAAATCTCAAACGGAAGTTGAACTTAAAAGAGGAAAGTGTAGTTCACAAATATCAAAACGATAATATTACCACCGAAGAACCTACAAACGGGATAAAGGAAAGATATATTCCAGAGCCAAAACTGCTCATTAAAAATCTGCAAATCACAAAGGATCAAGATGATGGTTTTTGGATAGACTTGGGTGGGGTTCGCGAGTATATTCCGTATGTAAAAAAACCAATTTTTGATACGGGTAACTCAGATAAAATCAAAGATTATTTTTCAAAACAAAAAACAACTTTAGAAAATGATATTAAAGATTTAGAAAAGGAATTGAAGAGTTGGACAATTTTAAAAGAGCTTTTAAATAACTTGGAAAACGCATCAACATATCTTTTGTCTTGGGAATCAAAAGATGTTAACTCTAAGTTTGACAAGCACGAACTGTTTGGGGAAACCCCAGATACCATAAAGCAATATTTGAAATTACTGGATGAAGATGAACTGATAGATGACGGTTTAAGAATGGCAAATAAGGTCTATAAGAAGATAGATGAAAAGCGTTCTGAAAATATTTCGTTAATTAAGGGGTTAGAGACAAACCTAAAAACAATTTCAATTCCTGAAATCGAAGAAGATGTTAACCAACTAACCGTAAAATATAACTATGAAGTAAAAGATACGAATGGTTTTGTCAGATTGAAAAAAACGTTAGTTCAAAAAAAAGATTTCTATGACACTTTTGTTTCAAAGCTTCAAGAAGAGATAAAAAATGAAATAGCTGTTGAAGATTTAAAATTTGAAGACAAAGCAATAGATGTTTTTAAGACAGATTTGCAAAAATTAATTGCTGACCATCCAAAAATCACTTCAGAAACTTATCAGGATGAGATTGAACTTTCTTCAGATTTATTAGAAGAAAAGGATACCCTAAATGCAGAATGTCAAAAACACTACAATACTAAATACGTTTTAGTGATAAAGGAATTTTTGAAAGAAAAAGCCAATCGCTATTTAGAAACAGATGATTTTAGACAAATATGCTCTGAAATTCTACCACCAGAGATTTTTTCAGAGAAGGATTTAGAAGATGATGAAATCATTCCACGTATAAAAAAGTTACTCAATGATATCAACATCAAGAATAAGCAGCTCAACATAAGAAAACTTCAAAAACTAACGAGTATAGTGGATAAGGTTCGTAATGAAGTAAGTGAACAGATATATTACTCAAGAAAAATTAGGGATTTTATAGATGCAGATGATAAGACGATAACTGGCGGTCACAGAGCTAAATTGTCTATTAATTTTGAAAATAGCTATCCTAAAGAGTGGATGGAAGATTTTATTGATAAAATACGGGAAGACATTCGAGTATCAAGTGAGAATAATCTATTCAATGATTTACAGGGCGTTTCTAATGAATTAGAAAAATATACATCGCTAGAAGAAAAAATGCAGGAAGCATTTTATAGATGTGGCGGTTCTAGAAATTTAAAGCCTAAAATTATAGAATTACTCAACCCTAAATCATATTATGGGTTAAACTTTACTATCAAATCCTTGCACGGAAAAACCAATCCAGGAAGCACGAGTCAGACCTATGCAGCAATTGCACTTTTATGTATTGCTAGGCTATCACTAATTAATAGAGTTGCCAAGGACAAAGTAAGGGATGGGATAAGGTTTATGCCTATTGACGAGGCTGCTGGTCTAGGAAGTAATTTCGATATGCTTTACGATATCGCCAAAGCTAATGATTACCAGATTATTTCGTTGTCAATTCAGCCTTATAAAGTTGATATGCTAAACCAGTATATCTACTTACTTCATAATAATCTAGAAGAATCTGATAAAGTAAATTATGAACCAGTTCCAATATTTGGGGATTTTGATGATAACTTAAATTAA